In Methanobacterium sp., the following are encoded in one genomic region:
- the glmM gene encoding phosphoglucosamine mutase: MKRLFGTFGVRRLANTELTPEFASKIAASYGTLVKGKVAVGGDPRTSTEMIKHAVISGLLSSGCDVVDLGFLPTPAVQYAVRNYYDGGVIITASHNPPKYNGIKLVDSDGIGTPDEMEIKIEELFFDDKPDRVSWDEIGEVEKNSGIIEEYIREVIARVDVDAIKEAKLKVIVDCGSGAACYTTPYILRELGCEVITMNCQPDGFFPGRDPEPTEPNLKELIEVVKATGADIGFAHDGDADRTICIDENGSFVFGDKSFALVEKYMLKENNGGLIVTTVATSSAIYDIANEHDGEVIATKVGDLIVARELKDKNGLFGGEENGGLIFPDFVYGRDAALSTAKIIEIMAKEGKPLSELIAKLPVYYSEKMKIECPDDLKQEIMAKIADETREFEVDTTDGVKIIKDKGWTIIRPSGTEPIFRCFAEAKTKEEAKNMAEWGISLVLKHLNS, translated from the coding sequence ATGAAAAGACTATTTGGAACATTTGGAGTTAGAAGACTTGCTAATACAGAATTAACCCCTGAATTTGCATCAAAAATTGCTGCATCCTACGGAACACTTGTAAAAGGTAAAGTTGCTGTTGGAGGAGACCCCAGAACATCCACAGAAATGATAAAACACGCTGTAATATCTGGATTGTTATCTTCTGGTTGTGATGTTGTGGATCTTGGATTTTTACCAACTCCTGCAGTACAATATGCCGTTAGAAATTATTATGATGGCGGTGTGATTATAACTGCTTCCCACAATCCTCCAAAATACAATGGAATAAAATTAGTGGATTCTGACGGTATAGGAACTCCTGATGAAATGGAAATAAAGATAGAAGAACTTTTCTTTGATGATAAACCAGACAGAGTGTCATGGGATGAAATTGGAGAAGTAGAAAAGAACTCTGGAATAATTGAAGAATACATTCGAGAGGTAATAGCTCGAGTTGATGTAGATGCAATTAAAGAAGCAAAATTAAAGGTAATTGTAGACTGTGGAAGTGGGGCAGCCTGTTATACCACCCCTTATATATTAAGAGAGCTGGGATGTGAAGTTATTACCATGAACTGTCAGCCTGACGGGTTTTTCCCTGGTAGAGACCCTGAACCCACTGAACCCAATCTCAAAGAATTGATTGAAGTTGTAAAAGCAACTGGTGCAGATATTGGATTTGCTCATGACGGGGATGCAGACCGTACCATTTGTATTGATGAGAATGGAAGTTTCGTATTTGGTGATAAATCATTTGCCCTTGTTGAAAAATACATGTTAAAGGAAAATAATGGCGGTTTAATTGTAACTACTGTGGCCACGTCCTCTGCAATATATGATATAGCAAATGAACATGATGGGGAAGTTATAGCAACAAAAGTTGGAGATTTAATCGTTGCAAGAGAATTAAAAGATAAAAATGGATTATTTGGTGGTGAAGAAAACGGTGGACTTATTTTCCCTGATTTTGTCTATGGAAGAGATGCTGCACTGTCTACTGCTAAAATCATCGAGATTATGGCCAAAGAAGGAAAACCTCTCTCTGAGCTTATAGCTAAATTACCTGTTTATTATTCTGAAAAAATGAAAATAGAATGTCCTGATGATCTTAAACAGGAAATAATGGCAAAAATTGCTGATGAAACACGTGAATTTGAAGTAGATACCACAGACGGTGTTAAAATAATTAAAGATAAAGGATGGACAATTATAAGACCATCAGGGACAGAACCTATATTTAGATGTTTTGCTGAAGCTAAAACAAAAGAAGAAGCTAAAAATATGGCTGAATGGGGAATATCACTGGTTTTAAAGCATTTAAATTCCTAA
- a CDS encoding DNA-binding protein, producing the protein MEDNQILRIALITTILGLAGMILLSDKVMPHEIKIKDLNKGMLDEEVSIEGVVSNIDKSQKSETYFLQIADDTDKTTVVIFDDTVLSLAKYNLTPQSFLNHRVSLTGTVKEYNGNMELILKDGNSLKIIA; encoded by the coding sequence ATGGAAGATAATCAAATACTACGAATAGCGTTAATAACAACAATTTTAGGTTTAGCTGGAATGATTTTGCTCTCAGACAAGGTAATGCCACACGAAATCAAAATAAAAGACTTAAATAAAGGCATGTTGGATGAAGAAGTCTCCATTGAAGGTGTTGTTTCAAACATTGATAAATCTCAAAAAAGTGAAACATATTTCTTGCAAATAGCTGATGATACTGATAAAACAACAGTTGTAATCTTTGATGATACAGTTTTAAGCCTTGCAAAATATAATTTAACGCCACAATCCTTTTTAAATCACCGCGTGAGTTTAACAGGGACTGTTAAAGAATATAATGGAAATATGGAGCTTATTTTAAAAGATGGTAATTCTCTAAAAATAATAGCATAA
- a CDS encoding glycosyltransferase family 2 protein, which produces MRIITIIPAYNEEKAILGVIKKSLEYSDVLVVDDGSKDDTYNLAKKTGAQVIKHDKNRGKGAAIKTGLKKALKKNYEAYILLDGDGQHDPDNIPSFISSINGFGLVIGSRFIEGTPKNMPLSRRLSNRITTSLIKYVTDFEITDSQSGFRAISADAAEYFINIKHDDYAYESEMLYVASKSKIKVKEVGIDSIYQLEKSHITKIHVFKYVFFIIKLLIRKTTKSDK; this is translated from the coding sequence ATGAGAATTATTACCATTATCCCTGCATATAATGAAGAAAAAGCTATTTTAGGCGTAATAAAGAAATCACTGGAATATTCAGATGTGCTAGTAGTGGATGATGGTTCAAAGGATGATACCTACAATTTGGCAAAAAAAACAGGTGCACAAGTAATAAAACATGATAAAAATAGGGGTAAAGGGGCTGCAATAAAAACAGGACTAAAAAAAGCCTTAAAAAAGAATTACGAAGCTTATATATTGCTTGATGGGGATGGACAACACGATCCTGACAATATACCTTCATTTATTTCTTCTATTAACGGGTTTGGACTTGTTATAGGCTCAAGATTTATAGAAGGCACTCCAAAAAACATGCCTCTAAGTAGAAGACTTTCAAATAGAATTACAACATCCCTTATCAAATATGTAACGGATTTTGAAATTACAGACAGCCAAAGTGGTTTTAGAGCAATATCTGCCGATGCTGCAGAGTATTTTATAAATATAAAACATGATGATTATGCTTATGAATCTGAAATGCTTTATGTAGCATCAAAAAGCAAAATTAAAGTTAAAGAAGTGGGTATTGATAGTATATATCAACTTGAAAAATCTCATATAACCAAAATACACGTTTTTAAGTATGTTTTTTTTATTATAAAACTTTTAATCCGGAAAACAACTAAAAGTGATAAATAA
- the afpA gene encoding archaeoflavoprotein AfpA, with amino-acid sequence MTVKKKKIAWGITGSGDKIVETVNIMRELREKYKEEFDIRIYVSKAGDQVLKYYGLFKELEVEFDRTWVEVNANAPFLAGQIQLGQFELMLIAPATSNTVAKISLRIADSLLPNAAIMGQKAGTPIYILPSDFEEGVTVTKLPDGRDLELTIRKEDVEHVKKLANMDINILKTPEEIYDVFKKHAKK; translated from the coding sequence ATGACTGTAAAAAAAAAGAAAATTGCATGGGGAATTACTGGTAGCGGCGATAAAATCGTAGAAACAGTAAATATAATGCGAGAACTCAGGGAAAAATACAAAGAGGAGTTTGATATAAGAATATACGTTTCTAAAGCAGGGGATCAAGTTTTAAAATATTATGGATTATTTAAAGAGTTAGAAGTAGAGTTTGACAGGACATGGGTCGAAGTTAACGCTAATGCGCCATTTTTAGCGGGGCAAATACAGTTAGGTCAGTTTGAATTAATGTTAATTGCTCCTGCAACCTCCAATACTGTTGCTAAAATTTCACTTAGAATAGCAGACTCCTTACTTCCCAATGCAGCTATTATGGGTCAAAAAGCAGGGACCCCCATCTATATACTTCCTTCAGACTTTGAAGAAGGAGTTACAGTCACAAAACTACCTGATGGCAGAGATTTAGAACTAACCATAAGAAAAGAAGACGTAGAACATGTTAAAAAACTTGCAAATATGGATATTAATATATTAAAAACTCCAGAAGAAATTTACGACGTTTTCAAGAAGCATGCCAAAAAATGA
- a CDS encoding UPF0104 family protein: MKQYYVFIISIALIILLILWIGPQNIINSFKTANWKWLLVAVLIHLLVVGIRSLRWGFIINKPFDFKDNYIVKTIGLFAGNFSPMRTAGEVFNAVAGKRINKITLHEGLSAGLTERFFDLLIVGILLVLSALWVENIRYLAILGAGISLTIVLLIYFLNWREDTSIWIYHKIHPIICKLPLKGYVLDNMYLKFTEGLKGMTKYTNSFTTSRNISIVIILAFISWILECFRLYIVFYAFNVEINFVSVIIIFLIANFIGVISALPGGMGSIEISLTGLFVLFGVPDALAGSIAIADRLVSFWVVSLLGIIFSSYYAKDILGEIKNYSLDMGILKDK, translated from the coding sequence TTGAAACAATATTATGTATTTATTATCAGTATAGCCTTAATTATTTTACTTATATTATGGATAGGGCCTCAAAATATCATAAATTCATTTAAAACCGCAAATTGGAAATGGCTTTTAGTAGCAGTACTAATTCATCTTTTGGTTGTAGGTATAAGGTCATTAAGATGGGGTTTTATAATAAACAAACCCTTTGACTTTAAAGATAATTATATAGTAAAAACCATAGGGCTTTTTGCAGGGAATTTTTCTCCCATGCGAACAGCTGGAGAGGTTTTTAATGCTGTTGCAGGTAAAAGAATCAATAAAATAACATTACATGAAGGATTATCTGCAGGACTCACTGAACGATTCTTTGATCTGCTTATTGTGGGAATATTACTTGTTTTATCTGCATTATGGGTAGAAAACATCCGTTATTTAGCTATTTTAGGGGCAGGAATATCCTTAACCATAGTTCTATTGATTTATTTCCTAAATTGGAGAGAAGATACCAGTATTTGGATATACCACAAAATCCATCCGATTATCTGTAAATTACCCCTTAAAGGATATGTTCTGGATAATATGTACCTTAAATTTACAGAAGGACTAAAAGGAATGACTAAATACACAAATTCATTCACAACAAGCCGAAATATAAGTATTGTAATTATATTAGCATTTATATCATGGATTTTAGAATGTTTTAGGCTTTACATAGTGTTTTATGCTTTTAATGTTGAAATTAACTTTGTGTCTGTAATTATCATATTTCTCATTGCAAACTTCATAGGAGTGATATCTGCACTTCCAGGAGGGATGGGATCAATAGAAATATCTCTTACAGGATTATTCGTGCTTTTTGGAGTGCCAGATGCACTTGCAGGAAGTATAGCAATTGCAGATAGGCTGGTTTCATTTTGGGTTGTTAGCTTGCTTGGAATAATCTTTTCATCATATTATGCTAAGGATATACTGGGTGAAATTAAAAATTACTCATTAGATATGGGTATTTTAAAGGATAAATAA